One window of Dermacentor albipictus isolate Rhodes 1998 colony chromosome 9, USDA_Dalb.pri_finalv2, whole genome shotgun sequence genomic DNA carries:
- the Rtc1 gene encoding RNA 3'-terminal phosphate cyclase-like protein, with the protein MAAPRSAACSQTYSGCNFFRQRLVLSTLSSKPVEIKNIRHRDEEPGLRKFEVDLLKLLEKVTNGSAVEISETGTCVRYRPGLLYGGKVEHDCSTERSVGYYLEALLCLAPFCKKPLDATLTGVTHHPLDPSVDAIKQASLPVLGRFIFTEGLDITIMSRAVAPLGGGRVRFRAPICRSLRPVRLLNSGKVKRVRGWAFTVRVSPTVANRVVSAAKGVLLGFLPDVYLYTDHTGGAQGTRSPGFGICLVAETTQGAFLCAEAMSNPAGVVESPSVPEDVGEQAARALLREIYRGGCVDSSNQGLAALCMCLGPPDVSKCIVGPLTPYTIQMLRHLRDFLGVTFKVEGDCPGEGAPKVQLTCVGVGFSNLAKMTS; encoded by the exons ATGGCGGCGCCCCGTTCGGCGGCGTGTTCGCAGACTTACAGCGGCTGCAATTTTTTCCGTCAACGCCTTGTGCTGTCTACCCTTAGCAGCAAGCCGGTCGAAATCAAGAACATACGCCACAGAGACGAAGAACCCGGTTTAAGAA agTTCGAGGTAGATTTGCTCAAGCTGTTGGAAAAGGTCACAAATGGAAGTGCTGTTGAGATCAGCGAAACAG GAACGTGCGTGCGCTACAGGCCGGGCCTGCTGTATGGGGGCAAAGTGGAGCATGATTGCTCGACAGAGCGATCAGTGGGCTACTACCTGGAGGCCTTGTTGTGCCTGGCTCCATTTTGCAAGAAGCCGCTGGATGCCACACTAACGGGCGTCACTCATCACCCGCTTGACCCTTCG GTTGATGCCATCAAGCAAGCCAGCCTACCAGTGCTCGGTCGCTTCATCTTCACAGAAGGCCTTGACATTACCATCATGAGTCGCGCAGTGGCACCCCTAGGCGGCGGCCGTGTGCGCTTTCGTGCGCCCATCTGCCGCTCGCTGCGGCCTGTGCGTCTGCTCAACTCTGGCAAGGTGAAGCGAGTGCGCGGGTGGGCCTTCACTGTGAGGGTGTCGCCCACGGTGGCCAACCGTGTGGTGTCTGCAGCCAAGGGAGTCCTGCTGGGCTTCCTGCCGGACGTGTACCTTTACACTGACCACACAGGCGGTGCCCAGGGTACCAG ATCTCCTGGCTTTGGCATCTGCCTGGTGGCTGAAACGACCCAGGGTGCCTTCCTCTGCGCGGAAGCCATGTCTAATCCTGCAGGAGTCGTCGAGAGCCCCAGCGTGCCCGAGGATGTTGGAGAGCAGGCAGCTCGTGCATTGCTCCGTGAGATATACCGG GGTGGTTGTGTTGACTCGTCTAACCAAGGTCTGGCAGCCCTGTGCATGTGTCTTGGCCCTCCTGATGTCTCCAAGTGCATTGTCGGACCGCTGACACCTTACAC GATACAAATGCTACGCCATCTTCGGGATTTCCTTGGCGTAACATTCAAGGTGGAGGGTGATTGCCCAGGCGAGGGGGCACCCAAAGTCCAGCTCACATGTGTAGGGGTTGGATTCAGCAACTTGGCAAAGATGACATCTTAG